One stretch of Spiroplasma mirum ATCC 29335 DNA includes these proteins:
- a CDS encoding sodium-dependent transporter, which translates to MNKKKQMSKVGFIVSSLGAAIGLGVIWGLPGYINKNGGFYFFLFYIVAMIIVGIPLLIFEFNLGNLRRKSVINIFEKENVKVSKFIGWFQSTLMIIIPIYYSVLVGYTIVSIGIEFSPSLINDMGGNIFNKHILQSGGFGVSAHGGFQWIVFLAFLLVVILVGLILSFGIKGIEKLNKVFMPLLFIIIFILAIYILTVPGSKEGLATLFLKDNLKKLGTTQTWSSVFSLAFFTTSLGMGMMIRFAGVAPHNQDNTSKTYLLLIGILFLSVTNLIFIFGSSGAIVNNSISDKTNILLFQQEITNKFGSDSIVFVFNVLPKTFHIINQNTVVGFGSFLGILFFLALFIAGLSTTVGNTEVIVDAIETQYHFKKRRVIFGICTLIIVVGLALVFENTYQLINSFQLLAAGLDLILVSFAQVIFFVHKTKKLDVLIKYNNKVSWIKLGTLYRLMMYYVIPVILFIIIGFSIYDFVISTTTNPLYIFILALVLGILVPIISALANSPEIFDAKKNKIKKTVIQNEIPKVSQPKLEDEVE; encoded by the coding sequence ATGAATAAGAAAAAGCAAATGAGCAAAGTTGGTTTTATTGTTTCTTCTTTAGGAGCAGCAATTGGACTAGGGGTAATTTGAGGATTACCTGGTTATATTAATAAGAACGGGGGATTTTATTTTTTCTTGTTTTATATTGTAGCAATGATCATTGTTGGAATTCCGTTATTAATCTTTGAATTTAATTTAGGAAACTTGCGCCGTAAAAGTGTGATTAATATTTTTGAAAAAGAAAATGTTAAAGTAAGTAAATTTATTGGGTGGTTTCAATCAACCTTAATGATTATTATTCCAATATATTATTCAGTTTTAGTTGGTTATACAATTGTTTCAATTGGAATTGAATTTAGTCCCAGTCTTATTAATGATATGGGTGGTAATATTTTTAATAAGCATATTTTGCAGAGTGGTGGCTTTGGTGTTAGTGCGCATGGTGGTTTTCAATGAATTGTATTTTTAGCCTTTCTCTTAGTTGTTATTTTAGTGGGATTAATCTTATCATTTGGGATTAAAGGGATTGAAAAATTAAACAAAGTATTTATGCCCTTATTATTTATTATTATTTTTATTTTAGCAATTTATATTTTAACAGTTCCGGGTAGCAAAGAAGGGTTAGCTACTTTATTTTTAAAAGATAATTTAAAAAAACTAGGGACAACCCAAACTTGAAGTAGTGTCTTTTCCTTAGCATTCTTTACCACTTCGTTAGGAATGGGAATGATGATACGGTTTGCCGGAGTTGCTCCCCATAACCAAGATAATACTTCCAAAACATATTTATTACTAATTGGGATTTTATTTTTATCAGTTACCAATTTAATTTTTATCTTTGGTTCGTCCGGGGCAATTGTTAATAATAGTATAAGTGATAAAACTAACATTTTATTATTCCAGCAAGAAATTACTAATAAATTTGGTAGTGATTCGATAGTGTTCGTCTTTAATGTGCTTCCAAAGACTTTCCATATTATTAACCAAAATACTGTTGTAGGCTTTGGTAGCTTCTTAGGAATTCTCTTTTTCTTAGCCTTGTTCATTGCGGGATTAAGTACTACGGTCGGAAATACCGAAGTTATTGTAGATGCAATTGAGACTCAGTATCATTTTAAAAAGCGCCGAGTTATTTTTGGAATATGTACATTAATCATTGTGGTTGGCTTAGCGTTAGTATTTGAAAATACTTACCAGTTAATTAATTCCTTCCAATTATTAGCTGCTGGGTTAGATTTAATTTTAGTATCATTTGCACAAGTAATCTTCTTTGTTCATAAAACTAAAAAATTAGATGTCCTAATTAAATATAACAATAAAGTTTCATGAATTAAATTAGGGACATTATACCGCTTAATGATGTATTATGTTATCCCGGTTATTTTATTTATTATTATTGGCTTTTCTATTTATGATTTTGTGATTTCAACAACAACTAACCCATTATATATTTTTATCTTAGCATTAGTGTTAGGAATTTTGGTACCAATAATTTCGGCATTAGCTAATAGTCCTGAAATTTTTGATGCTAAAAAAAATAAAATTAAGAAGACAGTTATTCAAAATGAAATTCCTAAAGTATCACAACCTAAATTAGAAGACGAGGTGGAGTAG